In the Bacteroidia bacterium genome, TTCAAATTATCAGGGATAAAAAGTAGCTCGTCAGCTGCGTAATGAGAAATTGCAGCATTACGCAAAATATGTAGCATGTAAAGTACAAAGTGTTTTTGAGTTTCACGGCTGAGTTTTGAAAGAGCATCACTTACCTCTTGCATATCTAAAAGTTTTGCATTGTAGCAAGATCTTAACCACGCTTGAGCAAGTTCATCAAAAACGTGAGTGTTTTGAGTAATTAGCCGAATAGCTTCATTGAGATTACCTTGTGCTAAAAAAGCTGCTTTGTAAGCAGTTTGCTCGTCTACTTTATGTTGGTTGATTAGGTAAGATGCGATTTCATTCTCTTTGAGCAAAGGAAAGAAAATACTTTGGCATCTTGATTGGATAGTAGGTAAAACTTGTTCGGGCGTAGGCGCGGTGAGCAAAAACACTGTTTTAGGCGGAGGTTCTTCCAGCAATTTCAAGAAAGCATTAGCAGCTTCTGTGCGCATTTTTTCCGCATGCCAAATTATCACAACTTTGAAATTTCCTTCAAAAGGAGTGCAGCTCATTTTTTGTTTAAGCTGCCGAATTTCCTCTATATAGATAGCCATTTGCTTATTGTAAGCGTCTAGCCTTTCTACCCATTGGGCATAAGAAGGATAGAAATGATGTGCAACCAAAAACTCTCTTATTTCAGTAGTAAAATCCTCTGAAGTACGTTTTTTTTCTGTTTCACTTTTGTAAATTGGTAGTATCCAATGAACATCGGGGTGGATAAGCTTAGCTATCTTTTGGCAGCTTTGACAGTTTTGGCATGCGCCTTTGGAAGTAAGATTAGGGCAGTTAAGCGTTTGTGCTATCCATAAAGAAGTTGCCAGCTTGCCTGTTCCAGGACCTCCCCAAAACAAATTAGCGTGCGAAAGTCTACCTTCTTGTATTGTATGCAAAAGCTGCTTTTGCAAGTCCTGCTGACCTACCACTTGCATACTTTTTTAGGAAACAGCGTATAAGCTGTTTTTTACCTTGGCTTCAAACTCTTCTCTAAACCGAAGTATAGTAGCACGTACAGGCCAAGCTGCAGCATCGGCTAAC is a window encoding:
- the holB gene encoding DNA polymerase III subunit delta', producing the protein MQVVGQQDLQKQLLHTIQEGRLSHANLFWGGPGTGKLATSLWIAQTLNCPNLTSKGACQNCQSCQKIAKLIHPDVHWILPIYKSETEKKRTSEDFTTEIREFLVAHHFYPSYAQWVERLDAYNKQMAIYIEEIRQLKQKMSCTPFEGNFKVVIIWHAEKMRTEAANAFLKLLEEPPPKTVFLLTAPTPEQVLPTIQSRCQSIFFPLLKENEIASYLINQHKVDEQTAYKAAFLAQGNLNEAIRLITQNTHVFDELAQAWLRSCYNAKLLDMQEVSDALSKLSRETQKHFVLYMLHILRNAAISHYAADELLFIPDNLKDFVVKLGKTLSQQSFEDLYHTLNQSMEYINRNINSKILYLTLSVRISQILAKNKAK